A stretch of the Neodiprion lecontei isolate iyNeoLeco1 chromosome 4, iyNeoLeco1.1, whole genome shotgun sequence genome encodes the following:
- the LOC107225633 gene encoding regucalcin, giving the protein MQSHSTVFIFGIILLPFVALASPDELSNPRDQECVQIPKVVTVEQVTEPVQHAEGPHWNYQSQTLIFVDIHAQRIYHLNTVTGKLTFAYIANGPVGFAIPVESSPDQFIAGSGTDLVLVTWDSETNSSNPQIELLFTVDRDRNGTRFNDAKCDSHGRLWAGTMGLESSAGDIVLHQASLYRITSDLVPERVIVPVSLSNGLTWNHGNNKFYYIDTPTHQIAAYDFDANTGNISNKRIAFDLEKHNIGGHPDGMTIDTNDNLWIAVYGGRHILNIDPVKGRLLRAIEIPADKVTSLMFGSPSMDILYVTTSRYGMTDAEITTQPRAGCVFAVKGLGVKGYPANTFTRNGTIS; this is encoded by the exons ATGCAATCTCACAGTACAGTGTTTATCTTCGGTATAATTCTTCTACCATTCGTTGCACTTGCCTCCCCAGATGAACT ATCAAATCCAAGGGATCAGGAATGCGTTCAAATTCCAAAAGTAGTTACAGTGGAACAGGTCACTGAACCAGTACAGCATGCAGAAGGGCCTCACTGGAATTATCAATCCCAAACATTGATCTTTGTTGATATTCATGCACAGAGGATTTATCACCTGAACACAGTAACAGGAAAATTGACATTTGCTTATATAG ccAATGGTCCAGTCGGATTTGCAATTCCCGTTGAATCTTCGCCGGACCAATTCATAGCAGGATCTGGAACGGATCTTGTGCTTGTTACATGGGATTCTGAAACTAATTCATCCAATCCTCAAATTGAACTTTTGTTCACCGTCGATCGTGATCGCAATGGAACTCGTTTCAATGATGCAAAATGCGACTCACATGGACGCCTATGGGCTG GAACTATGGGACTAGAAAGTTCAGCTGGTGATATTGTGCTTCATCAAGCATCGTTGTATCGGATAACGTCTGATTTAGTTCCTGAGAGAGTCATCGTACCAGTGAGCCTCAGTAACGGTCTAACATGGAACCATGGaaacaacaaattttattacattgatACTCCAACGCATCAAATTGCTGCTTATGACTTCGATGCTAATACAGGAAACATTT CAAACAAACGGATCGCGTTTGATCTAGAAAAACATAACATCGGTGGTCATCCTGATGGTATGACCATCGATACTAACGACAATCTGTGGATAGCAGTATACGGTGGAAGACAT ATACTTAACATCGATCCAGTCAAAGGTAGATTGCTTCGAGCCATTGAAATTCCAGCTGACAAAGTGACAAGTCTAATGTTTGGTAGTCCTTCGATGGATATCTTATATGTGACGACTTCTCGGTACGGCATGACAGATGCTGAAATTACAACTCAGCCGAGGGCTGGCTGTGTTTTTGCAGTAAAAGGCTTGGGAGTCAAGGGTTACCCAGCAAACACATTCACCCGAAATGGAACAATTtcttaa